A window from Dioscorea cayenensis subsp. rotundata cultivar TDr96_F1 chromosome 10, TDr96_F1_v2_PseudoChromosome.rev07_lg8_w22 25.fasta, whole genome shotgun sequence encodes these proteins:
- the LOC120270586 gene encoding uncharacterized protein LOC120270586, whose protein sequence is MEHKNSSTESPESSPSPPSPPPTSSPGGAAKHLVGLPSRGLFSSTIPSSNLGGMRVYVCDHDTAPPEEQVIKTNGTNILIRALQINKEKSEQKDAHAKAAQEKKGKRSATRALESKSPAKRANTGGSLSTSRQGSSNTPSEKTLQVMTVEQLRAHLRERGLSTKGKKDELIARLKNKDKDA, encoded by the exons ATGGAGCACAAGAACTCCTCGACGGAGTCGCCGGAAAGCTCACCGTCACCGCCGTCGCCACCGCCAACCTCATCTCCTGGAGGGGCAGCGAAACACCTCGTTGGGCTTCCTTCCCGTGGGCTGTTCTCCTCCACCATTCCATCGTCCAATTTG GGTGGGATGCGTGTTTACGTTTGTGATCATGACACCGCTCCGCCAG AAGAGCAAGTGATCAAAACGAATGGAACGAACATTCTCATTAGAGCTCTTCAGATCAACAAAGAGAAGAGTGAGCAGAAAGATGCACATGCGAAGGCTGCACAAGAGAAGAAGGGGAAGAG ATCTGCTACTAGAGCGCTAGAGAGCAAGTCTCCAGCCAAAAGAGCTAACACTGGTGGTTCTTTGAGCACATCACGACAAG gaTCAAGCAATACCCCATCTGAGAAGACACTCCAGGTCATGACTGTAGAACAGTTGCGAGCACATCTTAGGGAGAGGGGCCTATCTACTAAAGGAAAGAAG GATGAACTGATTGCGCGCttgaaaaacaaagacaaagatGCTTAG